The following proteins come from a genomic window of Dreissena polymorpha isolate Duluth1 chromosome 1, UMN_Dpol_1.0, whole genome shotgun sequence:
- the LOC127865027 gene encoding uncharacterized protein LOC127865027 has protein sequence MFCLLKKSIIKMADLSMSSLAIGSDEVEDFICSSCKEQANADFYCKTCLKLYCWKCILLHDKWFKKHSAYGRHEMNKWPVSKQVEEFLLKCEANKDDKIEMLCDDHSQLCCTKCAFNNHSQCSKVTPINELTNTQPTDLQGLSVELKTVLGEIKSLHISQEASVESLQKTYKEHREVMIEQMCGNLNTYIDECDNNSVDTSGGNEQYLKEEMCRSVLSIVNEFDNITAKELNEMKDEVISIKESVTSSIHKCTSLHNDLSHFHEFVQKIGDNKELCLIASIKCKHIIQQALTLLGKSSKVFNVQSITKHNVRIPSDKGVCYISGICVLPDGQVLVIDWNNQNVKLLNQQYQVVSHWDVNAWPLDICLITPSEVAVAVNTSNIHEVQFITVNQGKLVSGRKFQLQHKCTCITHHQGDLFVTSGQQLYKYSLNGKQLCRLYQDRSAYWSGLEFL, from the exons atgttttgtttgcttaaaaagtCAATTATCAAAATGGCAGACTTGTCTATGTCTTCTCTAGCCATAGGCTCTGATGAGGTCGAGGATTTTATTTGTTCGTCATGCAAAGAGCAAGcaaatgcagatttttactgcaaaacatgtttgaaactttattGTTGGAAATGTATTCTGTTGCATGataagtggtttaaaaaacattcagcGTATGGAAGGCATGAAATGAACAAATGGCCAGTTTCCAAACAGGTGGAGGAATTTCTATTAAAGTGTGAAGCAAACAAGGatgacaaaattgaaatgttatgtgatgaccacagtcagctgtgctgcacaaAGTGCGCCTTCAATAATCACAG ccagtgcagtaaagtgactcCAATTAATGAGCTGACCAACACTCAGCCCACAGACCTACAGGGACTGTCAGTGGAGCTCAAAACTGTTCTGGGAGAAATCAAAAGCCTTCATATCAGTCAGGAGGCCAGCGTTGAGTCATTGCAGaaaacatacaaggaacatagggaagttatgatagagcaaatgtgtggcaatttaaatacttatatagatgaatgtgataataattctgtggatacatcaggcggaaatgagcaatatttaaaagaagagatgtgtaggagtgttctctctatcgtgaatgaatttgataatattactgcgaaggaacttaacgagatgaaagatgaagttatcaGCATAAAagagtcagttacaagttctattcataaatgcaccagtcttcacaatgacttgtcacatttCCATGaatttgttcagaaaattggagataataaggagctctgccttatagccagcataaaatgtaagcatataatacagcaggcattaACTCTGCTGGGAAAGTCAAGCAAGGTGTTTAATGTCCAGAGTATTACtaagcacaatgtgagaataccaagtgataaaGGTGTATGTTATATCAGTGGCATATGTGTTCTTCCCGATGGGCAGGTACTGGTTATAGACTGGAATAATCAGaatgtcaagctgctgaaccagcaataccaggtggtgagtcactgggatgtgaaTGCTTGGCCATTGGACATTTgtttgatcacacccagtgaggttgcagtggctgtgaataCTAGTAACATACATGAGGTCCAATTTATCACggtcaaccagggaaagcttgtttctggcaggaagtttcagttacaacataaatgtacatgtattacccatcaccaaggagacctttttgtcacctctggtcAACAACTGTACAAATACTCACTGAATGGCAAACAGCTCTGCAGACTCTACCAAGATAGATCAGCTTATTGgtcag gccttgagtttttataa